A stretch of Triticum aestivum cultivar Chinese Spring chromosome 1D, IWGSC CS RefSeq v2.1, whole genome shotgun sequence DNA encodes these proteins:
- the LOC123182686 gene encoding mitochondrial-processing peptidase subunit alpha, whose protein sequence is MYRAAGSHLRSLKNHGASRFASTSVVKQSSGGLFSWLLGGGSSQLPPLDVPLPGITIPPPLPDFVEQSKTKITTLPNGIKIASETSPGAAASVGLYIDCGSIYETPASSGASHLLERMAFRSTANRSHLRLVREVEAIGGNVSASASREQMSYTYDALKSYAPEMVEVLVDSVRNPAFLEWEVKEQLQKIKSEISEVSSNPQGLLLEALHSAGYSGALAKPLMATESAIRRLDISTLEEFIHENYTAPRMVLAASGLEHDELVSIAEPLLSDLPGVKRHEEPKSVYVGGDYRCQADSPNTHIALAFEVPGGWRQEKTAMIVTVLQMLMGGGGSFSVGGPGKGMHSRLYLRVLNKYDQIESFSAFNSIYNDSGLFGIHAATSPDFASTAVDLAAGELLEVATPGKVTQEQLDRAKEATKAAVLMNLESRIVASEDIGRQVLTYGQRKPVEYFVRAVEATTLNDISTVAQKIISSPLTLASWGDVIHVPSYESVSRKFLSK, encoded by the exons ATGTATCGCGCCGCTGGGAGCCATCTCCGCTCTCTCAAG AATCATGGTGCTAGTAGGTTTGCTAGCACAAGTGTAGTGAAGCAATCTTCAGGTGGTCTGTTTAGCTGGCTTCTTGGCGGAGGCTCAAGCCAACTACCCCCTCTTGATGTTCCGCTCCCAGGCATTACAATTCCTCCACCCCTACCAGATTTTGTTGAGCAATCCAAGACAAAAATCACTACTCTTCCAAATGGCATCAAGATTGCATCTGAGACATCACCG GGCGCGGCTGCATCAGTGGGTTTGTACATTGACTGTGGTTCTATTTATGAAACACCTGCTTCATCTGGAGCATCGCATCTATTAGAGAGAATGGCCTTCAGGAGCACAGCAAATCGGAGTCACTTGCGGCTAGTTCGTGAGGTGGAAGCCATCGGAGGAAATGTCTCTGCATCTGCTTCTCGTGAACAAATGAGCTATACCTATGACGCACTGAAGAGTTATGCACCAGAGATGGTTGAAGTTCTCGTTGACAGTGTGAGGAATCCAGCATTCTTAGAGTGGGAGGTCAAAGAGCAG CTCCAGAAGATAAAGTCTGAAATATCTGAAGTGTCTAGTAATCCACAAGGTCTGCTTTTGGAGGCACTTCATTCGGCTGGGTATTCTGGGGCACTGGCGAAACCTCTGATGGCTACAGAATCTGCTATAAGGAGATTGGATATTAGTACCCTGGAGGAATTCATTCAT GAAAATTACACTGCTCCCAGGATGGTTCTTGCAGCATCAGGACTTGAACATGATGAGTTGGTTTCGATTGCGGAACCACTGCTCTCAGACCTTCCTGGTGTGAAACGTCATGAAGAGCCAAAATCGGTGTATGTGGGAGGGGACTATCGTTGCCAAGCAGATTCTCCA AATACGCACATTGCACTTGCTTTTGAGGTGCCAGGTGGCTGGCGCCAAGAGAAAACTGCAATGATTGTGACTGTGCTTCAG ATGCTCATGGGAGGAGGGGGGTCTTTCTCTGTTGGTGGCCCTGGGAAGGGAATGCATTCTCGATTGT ATCTCCGTGTCTTGAACAAGTATGACCAGATCGAGTCATTCTCTGCTTTCAACAGTATCTACAATGATTCAGGTCTTTTTGGAATTCATGCAGCCACT AGCCCAGATTTTGCATCAACGGCCGTGGATTTGGCAGCAGGGGAACTCCTTGAAGTTGCAACCCCTGGAAAAG TTACTCAAGAACAGCTTGATCGTGCTAAAGAGGCTACCAAGGCTGCAGTTCTGATGAACTTGGAATCAAGA ATTGTGGCATCTGAAGATATTGGAAGACAGGTTCTGACTTATGGGCAAAG GAAGCCTGTTGAGTACTTCGTGAGAGCCGTTGAGGCGACCACCCTGAACGACATCTCTACGGTTGCACAGAAGATAATCTCTTCACCGCTTACATTGGCATCATGGGGCGACG TTATCCACGTCCCGAGCTACGAGTCGGTCAGCCGGAAGTTCCTCTCCAAGTGA